In a genomic window of Dyadobacter fermentans DSM 18053:
- a CDS encoding trehalase-like domain-containing protein: MRQPDIVSLAVISDRHTCALPDRDGTISWYCPGAFDQPAVFSSLIDEEKGGYWDINAEGKNFVTRRFDGRSSVLYTTFSVPNGEFHLTDFMPLH; encoded by the coding sequence ATGAGACAACCTGATATCGTTTCACTAGCCGTGATCAGCGACCGCCATACATGCGCATTACCTGACCGGGACGGAACAATCAGCTGGTATTGTCCCGGTGCCTTCGACCAGCCAGCAGTTTTTTCCTCGCTTATCGATGAAGAAAAAGGAGGTTACTGGGATATCAATGCGGAAGGGAAAAATTTTGTTACGCGAAGGTTCGACGGCCGGAGCAGCGTCCTGTACACGACATTCTCGGTCCCGAATGGCGAGTTTCACCTGACTGACTTTATGCCTTTGCACTGA
- a CDS encoding DUF3800 domain-containing protein, producing the protein MQQTVAFLSEWGNDTLDFSKRGADVPTTHFIVTALIVNKEDIALVKRVLQAVRDRHFSGAVIDSEITGTNHQKRQEVLEDMDEAPFKVFSVIVDKRQLIGEGLRYKGSFYKFLHSLADRELFRLLPNLELVSSKLGDNTFMTGFVKYIEQNHISNLFSESTFGFVGFENNDLVQAAAYIAGTLARCYDETVITDQRGDFIELLRRKLISIQFFPDSFGNSPATVPASGGDYNEMLATLSINLANDFLHRKSLSPVPQVKDQVSCLGYLLFHFRHINPTRYITSFELIEHIKARTGKKVSLHYFSDKGDSPAS; encoded by the coding sequence ATGCAGCAAACCGTCGCCTTCCTGTCCGAATGGGGTAACGACACCCTTGATTTTTCTAAGCGTGGGGCCGACGTGCCTACTACGCACTTTATCGTTACAGCACTCATTGTAAACAAAGAAGATATAGCCCTTGTAAAGCGGGTCCTACAAGCCGTGCGCGACCGGCACTTCTCGGGCGCTGTCATTGATTCTGAGATTACAGGTACCAACCACCAAAAGCGACAAGAGGTCCTGGAAGACATGGACGAAGCACCGTTCAAAGTATTCTCGGTCATTGTCGACAAGCGGCAATTGATAGGAGAGGGGCTGCGTTACAAAGGCTCATTTTACAAATTCCTTCACAGCCTGGCCGACAGGGAGCTGTTCCGGCTGCTGCCAAATCTTGAATTAGTAAGTAGCAAATTGGGCGACAACACGTTCATGACAGGGTTTGTCAAGTACATAGAGCAGAACCATATTTCAAATTTGTTCAGTGAATCCACATTTGGGTTCGTAGGATTTGAAAACAATGATTTGGTCCAGGCAGCGGCTTACATCGCAGGAACACTCGCGCGCTGCTATGACGAAACGGTCATCACCGACCAGCGGGGCGATTTCATTGAGCTGCTCCGGCGCAAATTGATCTCTATCCAGTTTTTTCCAGACTCCTTCGGTAACAGTCCGGCAACCGTGCCAGCAAGCGGCGGGGATTACAATGAGATGCTGGCCACATTAAGTATCAATCTGGCTAATGATTTTCTGCACCGCAAATCATTGAGCCCCGTTCCGCAGGTGAAAGACCAGGTAAGCTGTTTAGGATATCTGTTATTTCATTTCCGGCACATTAACCCCACCCGCTACATTACAAGTTTTGAATTAATAGAACATATCAAAGCAAGGACTGGGAAGAAAGTTTCCCTTCATTATTTTTCAGACAAAGGTGATAGCCCAGCTTCGTGA
- a CDS encoding SDR family oxidoreductase has protein sequence MLENPVTKYPQPPFNKQPQPMPGLASKMDPVPDHGEKSYKGSGRLAGRKALITGGDSGIGRAAAIAYAREGADVAINYLPDEQSDADEVIALIQAEGRKAIAIPGDITSEAFCKELVSQAVEQLGGLDILVNNAGRQQAVDSLLDITSESFDATIKTNIYAPFWITKAALPHLATGAVIIATSSVQAYDPSENLFDYAQTKAANVAFVKSLAKQLGPKGIRVNGVAPGPVWTPLQTSGGQPQDKIVEFGKAAPLGRPGQPAELASIYVQLADPNASYATGQIYGSAGGSGHP, from the coding sequence ATGCTTGAAAATCCAGTTACAAAATATCCACAACCCCCATTCAATAAACAGCCACAACCAATGCCGGGCCTCGCATCCAAAATGGACCCCGTTCCCGACCATGGCGAAAAATCATACAAAGGTTCAGGTCGGCTGGCTGGCAGGAAAGCGCTGATTACCGGCGGAGATTCCGGGATTGGGCGGGCGGCCGCAATCGCTTATGCACGTGAAGGGGCCGATGTCGCTATCAATTACCTGCCCGATGAACAGTCCGATGCAGACGAAGTGATTGCGCTCATTCAGGCTGAGGGTAGAAAAGCGATCGCTATTCCCGGAGACATTACCAGCGAGGCTTTTTGTAAAGAACTCGTTAGCCAGGCAGTTGAACAGCTCGGCGGGCTGGATATTCTGGTCAACAATGCAGGCCGTCAGCAGGCAGTCGATTCACTGCTTGACATCACTTCCGAAAGTTTCGACGCCACGATCAAAACGAACATCTACGCGCCATTCTGGATTACCAAGGCGGCATTGCCGCATCTCGCTACGGGTGCGGTGATCATTGCCACTTCTTCTGTTCAGGCCTACGACCCGTCGGAAAATCTGTTTGACTATGCGCAGACCAAAGCCGCGAATGTAGCTTTTGTTAAATCGCTGGCCAAGCAATTGGGACCCAAGGGCATCCGTGTAAATGGTGTTGCACCGGGCCCGGTATGGACGCCGCTGCAAACGAGCGGTGGTCAGCCTCAGGACAAAATTGTTGAATTCGGAAAAGCTGCCCCATTGGGAAGGCCCGGCCAACCGGCTGAATTGGCTTCGATATATGTACAGCTGGCCGACCCCAATGCCAGTTATGCCACCGGCCAAATCTACGGATCTGCCGGAGGAAGCGGGCATCCGTAA
- a CDS encoding TonB-dependent receptor, producing MKILGVPIFILLSLATLAFASDGSAQDLMKRTVTAQFSNREISKALTMIGHKANVKFTYLPGIFPPDAKVSVKVKNESLENVLRDLLEPYNIGYQTSGDFIILRKNNSGAKPGPKDEARVHQDITVSGKVTDDKGEALPGVSIILKGTQRGTVTDVDGGFTFNIPDQSAVLVFSYVGYSQKEVTVGSQTTFNVQLANDNKVLEEVVVVGYGAIKKADVTGAIASVDNTKIARAATPDATGALQGQMPGVVVVKNVGKPGSGYNINIRGISSIGGSNSPLYVIDGIPSTTGINELNPADIEKIDILKDASATAIYGSRGAKGVVIVTTKRGKSGKTTISYDAYAGVRTPTNLPEMFDGQEYVAFRTEMFKAQGKDISRNNAAFFTPDQWRNIDEGKFTDWPKLILKNGLQMNHNITASGGDEKTRFAISAGLLQEDGNVKPESFKRYTLRGNVDRQITDKWKAGLNIYFSQNLQNLGSSEALRSAYRLPPMTYPYDETGAPAFRVYTTNAVTNPTFDQENEIRQVRNARTFGNIFVQFEPVKGVTLKSTISPNYSTERSGFYFGPLSKQSLGGSVPTQAGNASSEQLTWVWDNQATYDRQFGEHKLTATIVQSMQKDRIETSNITVDGIPYKSLWYNLATGGRVLAYGSNYTKTTLASAMGRVNYSFKDKYLLTATGRWDGSSRLAEGNQWGFFPSASVAWRLSEEQFIKQIHQITDLKLRVSYGVTGNDRVNAYSTQAALGQTFYDFGGSFAQGYAPNQLPNKNLTWETTREVNVGLDFGFFNNRITGSVDVYNRLINNILLSRQLPAPSGWGSIMDNVGKLRNRGIELGISSINVVAGKFQWKTDIVFDSNKNRILELNGGKKDDVGNSLFIGQPVQVNYNYVFDGIWQTAEAEASKKYNQTPGQIRVKDLDGNGVINAADRQIIGKRVPSWTGSLGNTFRYGNFDLYILVYTRRGEQYQSSFDATLMNYNSDYNQVKVDYWTPENPSQTWFRPGNPGPYTVIPTFRKVDFTRVGNITLGYNVPNGLIQRLKISNLRVYATATNPLLFTKYEGFDPEWPATNTYGTAVSTSSYLFGVNLAF from the coding sequence ATGAAAATACTAGGTGTTCCCATATTTATCCTCCTCTCGCTGGCGACGCTCGCCTTTGCCAGCGACGGAAGTGCGCAGGATTTGATGAAAAGAACCGTGACGGCGCAGTTCAGCAACCGCGAGATTTCAAAGGCGCTGACGATGATCGGGCACAAGGCCAATGTGAAATTCACCTACCTCCCCGGCATTTTCCCGCCGGACGCGAAGGTGTCGGTGAAAGTAAAGAACGAATCGCTCGAAAACGTGCTCCGCGACCTTTTGGAGCCTTATAACATCGGTTACCAGACGAGCGGGGATTTTATCATTCTCCGGAAAAACAACTCCGGTGCCAAGCCTGGCCCGAAAGACGAAGCCCGTGTACACCAGGATATTACGGTAAGCGGCAAAGTGACCGACGATAAAGGCGAAGCCCTGCCAGGCGTGAGCATTATCCTCAAAGGCACTCAGCGCGGCACGGTAACGGACGTGGACGGCGGCTTTACATTCAATATCCCCGACCAGTCGGCGGTGCTGGTGTTCAGCTACGTGGGTTACTCGCAGAAAGAGGTGACCGTAGGCAGCCAGACGACTTTCAATGTGCAGCTTGCCAATGACAACAAGGTGCTGGAAGAGGTGGTCGTGGTGGGTTATGGGGCTATTAAAAAAGCGGATGTGACGGGAGCGATCGCTTCGGTGGACAATACTAAAATCGCCCGCGCAGCCACGCCCGACGCTACCGGCGCATTGCAGGGACAAATGCCGGGTGTGGTGGTGGTGAAAAACGTAGGCAAGCCGGGGAGCGGTTATAATATCAATATCCGCGGTATCAGCTCTATCGGCGGCTCCAATTCGCCCCTGTACGTGATCGACGGCATTCCCTCGACGACGGGTATCAACGAACTCAACCCGGCCGACATCGAGAAAATCGACATTCTGAAAGATGCTTCTGCGACGGCCATTTACGGCTCGCGCGGGGCGAAAGGCGTGGTGATCGTGACCACCAAACGCGGGAAATCGGGCAAGACGACCATTTCCTACGACGCCTATGCCGGCGTACGCACGCCCACGAACCTGCCCGAGATGTTCGACGGCCAGGAATATGTAGCCTTCCGCACCGAGATGTTCAAAGCACAGGGCAAGGATATTTCCCGCAACAATGCAGCGTTCTTCACACCCGACCAATGGCGGAATATCGACGAAGGCAAGTTTACCGACTGGCCGAAGCTGATCCTCAAAAACGGCCTGCAAATGAACCACAACATTACCGCCAGCGGCGGCGATGAGAAAACCCGCTTCGCTATCAGCGCGGGGCTTTTGCAGGAAGACGGGAATGTGAAACCCGAAAGCTTCAAGCGCTACACTCTCCGCGGTAATGTAGACCGCCAGATTACCGACAAATGGAAAGCGGGTTTGAATATTTATTTTTCCCAAAACCTGCAAAACCTCGGCAGCTCCGAAGCGCTGCGCTCGGCTTACCGCCTGCCGCCGATGACCTACCCGTACGACGAAACCGGCGCGCCCGCATTCCGTGTGTACACGACGAATGCAGTGACCAACCCGACGTTCGACCAGGAAAATGAGATCCGTCAGGTGCGCAATGCCCGCACATTCGGGAATATTTTCGTGCAGTTCGAGCCGGTGAAAGGCGTGACTTTGAAATCGACCATCTCGCCGAATTACTCTACCGAGAGAAGTGGATTTTACTTTGGCCCGCTGTCCAAGCAAAGCCTCGGCGGCTCGGTACCGACGCAGGCCGGCAATGCCAGCAGCGAGCAGCTTACGTGGGTGTGGGATAATCAGGCCACTTACGACCGGCAGTTCGGCGAGCATAAGCTCACCGCCACCATCGTGCAAAGCATGCAGAAGGACCGCATCGAAACCAGCAACATTACCGTGGACGGCATTCCGTACAAATCGCTCTGGTACAACCTGGCGACCGGCGGCCGGGTGCTGGCTTACGGCTCGAACTACACCAAAACGACGCTGGCTTCGGCAATGGGCCGGGTGAATTACAGTTTCAAAGACAAATACCTGCTCACCGCCACCGGCCGTTGGGACGGCTCTTCGCGCTTAGCGGAAGGTAACCAGTGGGGTTTCTTCCCGTCGGCTTCGGTCGCGTGGAGACTGTCGGAGGAACAGTTTATCAAACAAATACACCAGATCACCGACCTCAAACTGCGCGTGAGCTACGGGGTGACCGGTAACGACCGCGTAAATGCCTATTCTACGCAGGCGGCATTGGGACAGACGTTCTATGATTTCGGCGGCAGTTTCGCGCAAGGCTACGCGCCTAACCAGCTTCCCAACAAGAACCTTACCTGGGAAACGACGCGGGAAGTGAATGTGGGCCTGGATTTCGGGTTTTTCAATAACCGCATTACGGGTAGCGTGGATGTGTATAACCGTTTGATCAACAACATCCTGCTGAGCCGTCAGCTCCCCGCGCCGTCGGGCTGGGGCTCTATTATGGATAATGTGGGCAAGCTGCGGAACAGGGGTATCGAGCTGGGTATCAGTTCGATTAATGTGGTTGCGGGCAAGTTCCAGTGGAAGACCGACATTGTTTTCGACTCCAACAAAAACCGCATCCTGGAACTGAACGGCGGCAAAAAGGACGACGTGGGTAACAGCCTGTTCATCGGCCAGCCGGTGCAGGTGAACTACAATTACGTGTTCGACGGCATCTGGCAGACCGCCGAGGCCGAAGCCTCGAAAAAATACAACCAGACGCCCGGCCAGATCCGCGTGAAAGACCTCGATGGCAACGGCGTGATCAATGCGGCCGACCGGCAGATCATCGGCAAGCGCGTTCCCAGCTGGACCGGTTCGCTTGGGAATACATTCCGCTACGGCAATTTCGACTTGTACATTCTCGTGTACACCCGCCGCGGCGAACAATACCAGAGCTCGTTCGATGCGACGCTGATGAACTACAACTCGGACTACAACCAGGTGAAGGTAGACTACTGGACGCCGGAGAACCCGTCGCAAACCTGGTTCCGTCCCGGCAATCCAGGCCCGTACACGGTGATCCCGACATTCCGCAAGGTGGATTTTACGCGCGTGGGCAACATTACGCTCGGTTATAACGTGCCTAACGGCCTTATTCAGCGCCTGAAAATCAGCAATCTGCGCGTGTACGCCACGGCTACTAACCCGCTGCTGTTCACCAAATATGAAGGTTTTGACCCCGAATGGCCTGCTACCAACACTTACGGCACGGCGGTGAGCACCTCGTCCTATCTTTTCGGCGTAAACCTGGCTTTTTAA
- a CDS encoding FecR family protein, producing MANNYGDFKAEDFLRDDRFRRWMVSGGDEEAGFWADFQQQYPHQSGELRLARSLWASLHEMREQPEPGLREKVWANVAGALDEAGPEMMIERPARPLYRWWMAAAAILIVGGLAWNFRGTFRDEPLVYREQVDVASVPLKEEVNVSAKQHTIRLVDGSTVELKSGSKLSYSNFSGNERVVYLDGEGYFDVAKNPAKPFIVYAGRIVVQVVGTSFRVTSNTGKIKSRVAVTSGKVKVFAAGRAGKGKEPVFLIPNQQVVFDANTQAFAKGLVDQPVQVSGTGQVKEFFFDNTSVENVLHTIETAYGVTIRHDNAAFASCKLTAPLGDMPMFRKLDIICQTVGATYEVFGTEIVITGGDCDL from the coding sequence ATGGCGAACAACTACGGTGACTTCAAGGCTGAGGATTTTTTAAGGGACGATCGCTTCCGCCGCTGGATGGTTTCCGGCGGGGACGAAGAGGCCGGTTTCTGGGCGGATTTTCAGCAGCAATATCCTCATCAATCCGGTGAGCTCAGGCTGGCGCGGTCGCTGTGGGCGTCGCTGCATGAAATGCGCGAGCAGCCGGAGCCGGGGCTTCGCGAAAAAGTGTGGGCGAATGTGGCCGGAGCGTTGGACGAGGCCGGGCCGGAAATGATGATCGAACGCCCCGCGCGGCCATTGTACCGCTGGTGGATGGCCGCCGCCGCGATATTAATCGTGGGCGGACTGGCGTGGAATTTTCGCGGGACGTTTAGGGACGAACCGTTAGTGTACCGCGAGCAAGTTGACGTAGCCAGCGTTCCATTAAAAGAAGAAGTCAATGTAAGCGCCAAACAGCATACCATCCGGCTCGTCGATGGTTCCACGGTGGAGCTGAAATCCGGCAGCAAGCTCAGCTATTCCAATTTTTCCGGCAATGAAAGGGTGGTGTATCTCGACGGGGAGGGCTATTTCGATGTGGCTAAAAATCCCGCTAAACCATTCATTGTGTACGCGGGGCGCATTGTTGTGCAAGTGGTGGGTACCAGCTTTCGTGTGACTTCCAACACGGGCAAAATCAAAAGCCGGGTGGCGGTGACGTCGGGTAAAGTGAAAGTGTTTGCTGCCGGGAGGGCAGGGAAAGGTAAAGAACCCGTGTTCCTCATTCCGAACCAGCAGGTGGTGTTCGATGCAAATACCCAGGCATTTGCGAAAGGGCTTGTCGATCAGCCCGTTCAGGTGAGTGGTACAGGCCAGGTGAAGGAGTTTTTCTTTGACAATACTTCCGTAGAAAATGTTCTTCATACCATCGAAACGGCCTACGGCGTGACGATCCGCCACGATAATGCGGCCTTTGCGTCGTGCAAACTCACCGCGCCGCTGGGCGATATGCCGATGTTCCGAAAGCTGGACATTATCTGCCAGACGGTAGGCGCTACCTATGAAGTATTCGGGACTGAAATAGTCATTACAGGAGGCGATTGCGACCTCTGA
- a CDS encoding IS3 family transposase (programmed frameshift) yields the protein MKKTRFTETQIVSILKQQEAGIPTKEICRQHGISEATFYNWKSRYGGMEASDVKRLKDLEEENSRLKKMFADLSLDNQILKEIFRKKGLGSAAKRELTEEIVREHDIAVSRACKIVSLVRSQYYYSSKKDDSEVIESLQDLAFKHPSYGFRKLFAYLRRSGKPWNHKRVHRIYQVLKLNKRRKGKRRLPDRVRQPLAQPAQVNEVWSVDFMSDSMVGNRKFRTFNVIDDCSREALAIEIDTSLSAKRIIRTLNRIGESRGFPMAIRSDNGPEFTSGNFTIWCEEKGIEAKFIQPGKPTQNGYIERFNRLYREAVLDAYLFFDLDQVRQLTAEWIEEYNQRRPHEGLGNLTPFEWKESLVKKKIHHQMTV from the exons ATGAAAAAGACCAGATTCACAGAGACGCAGATCGTTTCGATCCTCAAGCAGCAGGAAGCAGGCATCCCAACCAAGGAGATTTGTCGGCAGCATGGCATTTCTGAGGCCACTTTTTACAATTGGAAGAGTCGGTATGGAGGCATGGAAGCTTCCGACGTCAAAAGGCTTAAGGATTTGGAGGAAGAGAATTCCCGGCTCAAAAAGATGTTCGCGGACCTGAGCCTGGATAACCAAATACTCAAAGAGATTT TTCGTAAAAAAGGGCTGGGCTCTGCCGCAAAAAGGGAATTGACAGAGGAGATTGTTCGCGAGCACGATATCGCTGTGAGCAGAGCCTGTAAAATCGTTAGCCTTGTTCGCTCTCAATATTATTACAGCAGTAAGAAGGATGATTCTGAGGTAATTGAGTCGTTGCAGGACTTGGCATTCAAACACCCTTCATACGGGTTTAGAAAGCTGTTTGCCTACCTGCGAAGATCAGGTAAGCCATGGAATCATAAGCGAGTTCACCGCATTTATCAAGTTTTGAAGCTGAATAAGAGGCGAAAGGGGAAGCGGCGATTACCCGATCGGGTTAGGCAACCTTTAGCTCAGCCAGCGCAGGTGAATGAAGTTTGGAGTGTCGATTTTATGAGCGACAGTATGGTCGGCAACCGCAAATTCCGAACGTTCAACGTCATTGACGACTGCTCACGTGAGGCATTGGCCATAGAAATCGATACTTCACTTTCCGCGAAGCGGATCATTAGGACTTTGAACCGTATTGGAGAAAGCAGAGGATTCCCAATGGCGATCAGATCGGACAACGGACCGGAATTCACTTCCGGAAATTTCACGATCTGGTGTGAGGAAAAAGGCATTGAAGCCAAATTTATACAGCCAGGCAAGCCAACGCAAAATGGCTATATCGAACGATTTAATCGACTGTACAGAGAAGCTGTATTAGACGCTTATTTGTTCTTCGACCTGGATCAGGTCAGGCAATTAACCGCGGAATGGATTGAAGAATATAACCAGCGACGACCACATGAAGGACTGGGCAATTTGACACCATTTGAATGGAAGGAATCGCTGGTGAAAAAGAAAATTCACCACCAAATGACTGTCTGA
- a CDS encoding glycoside hydrolase family 15 protein, translated as MLRENYGLDPAALSVVDPHTIEFKSNGLWIHGSHELILDGQVVTYRVPAGEEGWVALIDAAVISKQQMDHALQSTLTKWDEIEDYIKYEGPYEKEVCSSLRALQQLVYEPTGGIVAAPTVGLPEVIGGKRNYDYRYVWMRDAALITSGLVGLETNGEVERKFLSFVAGARKRSGLSHVPCFYGIDQTIRKEAFTLPLRGYGGSVPAIIGNTAANQFQLDAESHILLACNWIYQKYGSKIEWDTAEAIADYICENWERKDNGIWEEEQQQHYTTSKAFAARALEVMAPYQSDLHTASRWLENARLIRAFINDHCLTSEGAYAVHPGSEDVDITCALFAPFGFDDPGSPVLKNTVLAIEDRYREGALYRRHLL; from the coding sequence TTGCTAAGAGAAAATTATGGTCTGGACCCGGCAGCGCTTTCGGTCGTTGATCCGCATACTATTGAGTTCAAATCCAATGGATTATGGATACATGGGTCGCATGAGCTGATCCTGGATGGACAGGTGGTCACATACCGCGTGCCCGCCGGGGAGGAAGGATGGGTTGCATTGATTGACGCTGCCGTAATCAGCAAGCAGCAAATGGATCATGCATTGCAATCGACTTTGACAAAATGGGACGAGATCGAAGATTACATTAAATACGAAGGCCCTTACGAAAAAGAGGTGTGCAGTTCGCTGCGCGCATTACAGCAATTGGTGTATGAACCTACGGGCGGAATTGTTGCTGCCCCGACGGTCGGCCTGCCGGAAGTGATAGGAGGTAAGCGAAACTATGACTACCGGTACGTGTGGATGCGTGATGCGGCATTAATTACCTCCGGGCTGGTCGGCCTTGAAACCAACGGGGAGGTTGAGCGTAAGTTCCTGTCATTTGTCGCGGGCGCGAGAAAGAGGAGCGGGTTATCGCATGTGCCGTGCTTTTATGGAATTGACCAAACGATTCGTAAAGAGGCGTTCACTTTGCCGCTTCGGGGGTACGGCGGCAGTGTGCCGGCCATCATCGGAAACACCGCTGCCAATCAGTTTCAGCTCGATGCGGAATCGCATATTCTGTTAGCCTGCAACTGGATTTATCAAAAATATGGCAGTAAAATAGAATGGGACACTGCCGAGGCAATAGCCGACTACATTTGCGAGAACTGGGAGCGAAAGGATAACGGTATTTGGGAGGAAGAGCAACAGCAGCATTATACGACCAGCAAAGCATTTGCTGCGCGGGCGCTTGAAGTGATGGCACCTTACCAATCCGACCTGCATACAGCATCGCGATGGCTGGAAAATGCCCGGCTTATCCGTGCTTTTATCAATGATCATTGTCTTACCAGCGAAGGCGCCTATGCGGTTCACCCCGGGTCGGAGGATGTTGATATCACTTGCGCTTTGTTTGCGCCATTTGGTTTTGATGATCCCGGCAGCCCGGTATTAAAAAACACCGTCCTGGCAATTGAAGATCGATACCGGGAAGGTGCGCTTTACCGCAGGCATTTATTGTAA
- a CDS encoding RNA polymerase sigma factor: MQRDIDIWNAFRSGDKDAFATIYALYFDALYSYGKRFIADETRVEDAIQDLFINLWRSHANVSPVDNIKFYLFRSLRRDIYRITEKEKNFPKVELDAFLHEYDLPGEEHSIHDEEKELTQKLAAVLQNLPKRQLEAITLRYYENFSISEIAEIMDVSDKTVRNTLHNSLTLLRKNSRLFYTVFELALAFIWH; encoded by the coding sequence TTGCAACGGGATATCGACATATGGAATGCGTTTCGGTCGGGGGACAAAGACGCTTTTGCGACGATTTATGCGTTGTATTTCGATGCATTGTATTCCTACGGCAAGCGTTTTATCGCCGATGAAACCCGCGTGGAGGACGCTATTCAGGACCTTTTCATCAACCTCTGGCGCAGTCACGCCAATGTGTCCCCGGTAGATAATATCAAGTTCTACCTCTTCCGCAGCCTTCGCCGCGACATCTACCGCATCACCGAAAAGGAGAAAAATTTCCCGAAAGTGGAGCTGGACGCTTTCCTGCACGAGTACGACCTTCCCGGCGAGGAGCACAGCATTCACGACGAGGAAAAAGAGCTCACCCAAAAGCTCGCAGCGGTGCTTCAAAACCTCCCCAAACGCCAGCTGGAAGCGATTACGCTGCGCTATTACGAAAATTTTAGCATCAGCGAAATCGCCGAAATCATGGACGTTTCCGACAAAACCGTCCGCAACACGCTCCACAATTCCCTGACCTTGCTCCGCAAAAATTCCCGCCTTTTCTACACGGTTTTCGAGCTGGCGCTGGCTTTTATCTGGCATTGA
- a CDS encoding colicin immunity domain-containing protein, translating into MSLKPIPSETIYKLFIDRYLNDHVVVEEFIRSFFEQWRRDRDTGQNHDERFARLIDRIFTSCDCYNAEPEGPLEISELDLKTEVQLLTYIWWGDKSSRRK; encoded by the coding sequence ATGTCTTTAAAACCTATTCCATCAGAAACAATCTATAAACTGTTCATTGACCGATATTTAAACGATCACGTTGTAGTAGAAGAATTCATCAGATCCTTCTTTGAACAGTGGAGAAGAGACCGCGATACGGGCCAGAACCACGATGAAAGATTTGCACGCTTAATAGACAGGATTTTTACTAGTTGTGATTGTTACAATGCAGAACCAGAAGGTCCTTTGGAAATATCGGAGTTAGACTTGAAAACCGAAGTCCAACTATTAACATACATTTGGTGGGGAGATAAATCGTCTCGTCGCAAATAA
- a CDS encoding recombinase family protein: protein MIFGYARVSTQDQNLNLQIDDLKKCGCDRIFREKVSSVKERPELNKLLDTARAGDTIIVWKLDRLGRSLKDLIHLITEFQQKQIGFRSLNDAIDTTTAQGRLIFNIFASLAEFERDLIRERTKAGLSAARARGRMGGKPKGLSKAAMSKAHAAKALYDKKDKTGKEIGRVLGISRATVYRYIKEIEQQQRSVNEKQSSEQK, encoded by the coding sequence ATGATTTTCGGATATGCCCGGGTTTCGACCCAAGACCAAAACTTGAACCTGCAAATCGACGACTTGAAAAAGTGCGGTTGTGACCGGATCTTTCGGGAAAAGGTGTCTTCGGTCAAAGAAAGGCCCGAGCTCAACAAGCTGCTCGACACGGCCAGGGCAGGGGACACCATCATCGTTTGGAAACTTGACCGGCTCGGACGGTCGTTGAAAGACCTGATCCATCTGATCACTGAATTTCAGCAGAAGCAGATCGGGTTCCGGAGCCTGAACGATGCGATCGATACGACGACTGCGCAAGGCCGTTTGATCTTCAACATTTTTGCATCCCTGGCAGAGTTTGAGCGTGACCTGATCCGGGAACGGACGAAGGCCGGCCTTTCAGCTGCACGCGCCAGGGGTAGGATGGGAGGGAAGCCCAAAGGCCTGAGCAAAGCCGCAATGTCCAAGGCGCATGCCGCCAAAGCACTCTACGATAAAAAGGATAAGACTGGGAAAGAGATCGGAAGGGTCTTAGGTATCAGCAGGGCTACTGTCTACCGGTACATTAAAGAGATCGAGCAGCAACAGCGGTCGGTCAATGAAAAACAATCCTCAGAGCAAAAATAA
- a CDS encoding glycoside hydrolase family 15 protein, producing MAHYYALAGDLGKSKTILDAVLGCANDLGYFSEEMDLKTNTMLGNFPQTFVHSSFICAVNGYKGAMTS from the coding sequence ATGGCGCACTACTATGCATTGGCCGGCGATCTGGGAAAGTCAAAGACAATACTGGATGCGGTGCTGGGCTGCGCCAACGATCTGGGCTATTTCAGCGAAGAGATGGATCTGAAAACGAACACGATGCTCGGTAACTTCCCGCAGACATTCGTGCATTCTTCCTTTATCTGTGCAGTCAATGGTTACAAAGGAGCTATGACGAGTTGA